A region from the Phycisphaerales bacterium genome encodes:
- a CDS encoding zinc ribbon domain-containing protein codes for MKHRHWLLVIAACFVVYAFLAIRISGLPIVNYGTNDIQACTTIVVTLVACWTLLELGSKFFEHARRGTCGSCGYSLKGLKCPECGSDLGPNRHK; via the coding sequence ATGAAGCACAGACATTGGCTGCTCGTGATCGCCGCGTGCTTTGTGGTGTACGCGTTCCTGGCGATCCGCATTTCCGGGCTGCCCATCGTGAACTACGGGACCAACGACATCCAGGCGTGCACGACGATCGTCGTCACCCTGGTGGCGTGCTGGACGCTCCTCGAACTCGGTTCGAAGTTCTTCGAGCACGCCCGCCGAGGCACGTGCGGTTCATGCGGCTACTCGCTCAAGGGCTTGAAGTGCCCTGAATGCGGCTCAGACCTCGGCCCGAATCGACACAAATGA
- a CDS encoding glycosyltransferase codes for MMCQPDSGAGKARPPLGLQAALIRAGVDAKDFPVPQPLAKVLSRLRLVRPFSSAERRQSRGRTIMCASWGYAWWSLPDVWTREIVPWCFDCWEPMFTLWDRTLRDLDSRDIFFSARDVIPHFSKSLARARCHWLPEAIEPEWMDPSKSLYERSIGVLELGRRLELFHDAITPALQRSHVTHVYSKAGEQLFPGTEGVRTALADTRVLVCHPKSMTHAGGPRGAGSIETVTQRYFEAFASRALVVGHCPRELRDLFGFDPVISSGEPIESVIERIAEIARHPERFQAHADRCYERCLEVGTFDARASSMLEILSSSGSSDQLSNIASMAKE; via the coding sequence GTGATGTGCCAGCCCGACTCGGGCGCAGGAAAGGCGCGTCCGCCGCTGGGCCTGCAGGCGGCACTCATCCGGGCCGGTGTTGACGCGAAGGACTTTCCAGTTCCACAACCACTGGCAAAGGTTCTCTCTCGATTGCGGCTGGTACGTCCGTTTTCGTCGGCCGAACGTCGGCAGAGCCGGGGCCGCACCATCATGTGCGCGAGTTGGGGGTACGCGTGGTGGTCATTGCCTGATGTGTGGACGCGTGAGATCGTGCCGTGGTGCTTCGACTGCTGGGAGCCGATGTTCACGCTGTGGGATCGGACGCTTCGTGATCTTGACTCGCGTGATATCTTTTTTTCTGCGCGCGATGTGATCCCGCACTTCTCGAAATCGCTGGCACGTGCGCGATGCCACTGGCTCCCCGAGGCGATCGAGCCGGAGTGGATGGATCCTTCGAAATCGCTCTATGAACGCTCCATCGGCGTGCTCGAACTGGGCCGCCGCCTCGAGTTGTTCCACGACGCCATCACACCCGCTCTGCAGCGTTCGCACGTGACGCATGTCTACTCGAAAGCGGGCGAGCAACTCTTCCCGGGAACCGAGGGTGTGCGCACCGCTCTTGCCGACACACGTGTCCTCGTCTGCCACCCAAAATCCATGACGCATGCCGGAGGCCCTCGCGGCGCGGGATCCATCGAGACCGTCACGCAGCGGTATTTCGAGGCCTTCGCGTCGAGGGCGCTCGTCGTCGGACACTGCCCTCGCGAACTCCGCGATCTCTTCGGCTTCGACCCGGTGATCTCATCCGGCGAGCCGATCGAATCGGTAATCGAGAGAATCGCGGAGATCGCCCGGCATCCGGAGCGGTTCCAGGCCCACGCCGACCGGTGTTATGAGCGATGCCTGGAGGTCGGGACGTTCGACGCCCGGGCGAGCTCGATGCTTGAGATACTGTCATCGTCGGGTTCGTCTGACCAACTCTCGAACATCGCATCGATGGCGAAGGAGTGA
- a CDS encoding excinuclease ABC subunit UvrB encodes MVPNVLKSEQRPTRLERDRYPALVTQRPFQVVAPFKPTGDQPQAIEALYRGLLDGKPAVCLLGATGTGKTFTMANVIARLNKPTLIISHNKTLAAQLFEELRDFLPENSVNYFVSYYDYYQPEAYIPARDIYIEKDSSRNDELDQLRLAATSNILSRRDSVVVASVSCIFGLGSPQAYGERVLSMTRGSRIHRRDFLMALNAMQYQRSEIEWKRGQFRVRGDAIEVWPAYEKYAVRIELFGDEIERVDLLNPTTGEIVAEERQFFLFPAVHHVMPEHQLESALAGIRAELDARVMELRSKGLLLEAQRLLSRTKYDLELLEETGICPGIENYSRFMDGRTPGERPYCLMDYFDFAPPPSPANEREGVLARSAAAIAEHGPRGMRSQGIEAPSAEASPRPNFRDWLLIIDESHVTIPQIKAMFNGDRARKTVLVDHGFRLPSALDNRPLRFEEFESIVPQIMFVSATPSAYELQRTSGEVAEQVIRPTGLLDPIIEVKPAKGQILDLLEKAKERVAVGERVLVTALTKRLCEDLAHYLDQQGLRVRYLHSDIETLDRVEILTDLRLGNFDVLVGVNLLREGLDLPEVSLVCILDADKEGFLRSPTSLIQQMGRAARNVNALVIMYADAMTPAMQAAIEETERRRTKQLAYNEAHGITPKTIIKAIKRGLDAELKSRRAALRSVEANEPEFPIVELIATIEQEMVGAAQDLEFEKAAALRDQLQKLKAMQADAIAKGREAKLRRSELQALASGQTGRIGRGRGGSGTDGPPGAPGRRAGKKGRKRG; translated from the coding sequence ATTGTGCCCAATGTACTGAAATCCGAACAGAGACCGACTCGACTTGAACGGGACCGATATCCTGCTCTTGTGACCCAACGCCCGTTCCAGGTTGTCGCGCCCTTCAAGCCCACGGGGGACCAACCCCAGGCGATCGAGGCGCTGTATCGGGGGCTGCTCGATGGGAAGCCCGCCGTCTGCCTGTTGGGGGCGACGGGAACCGGCAAGACGTTCACGATGGCGAACGTCATCGCTCGGCTGAACAAACCGACGCTCATCATCAGCCACAACAAAACACTCGCGGCCCAACTCTTCGAGGAACTCCGCGACTTCCTCCCCGAGAACTCCGTCAACTACTTCGTCTCGTACTACGACTACTACCAGCCCGAGGCGTACATCCCCGCGCGCGACATCTACATCGAGAAGGACTCGTCGCGCAACGACGAACTCGATCAGTTGAGGCTGGCCGCGACGAGCAACATCCTGAGCCGTCGCGACTCGGTCGTGGTCGCGAGCGTCTCGTGCATCTTCGGGCTTGGCTCCCCCCAGGCCTACGGCGAGCGTGTGCTCTCGATGACGCGGGGCAGCCGCATCCACCGGCGCGATTTTCTCATGGCGCTGAACGCGATGCAGTACCAGCGGTCGGAGATCGAGTGGAAGCGCGGGCAGTTCCGAGTGCGTGGCGACGCGATCGAGGTCTGGCCGGCGTACGAGAAGTATGCCGTACGCATCGAACTCTTCGGCGACGAGATCGAGCGTGTGGACCTGCTCAACCCGACGACGGGCGAGATCGTGGCCGAGGAGCGCCAGTTCTTCCTCTTCCCCGCGGTTCACCACGTGATGCCCGAGCACCAGTTGGAGTCGGCCCTTGCGGGGATCCGCGCGGAACTCGACGCGCGAGTGATGGAGTTGCGATCGAAGGGTCTCTTGCTCGAAGCGCAGCGGCTGCTCTCGCGGACGAAGTACGACCTCGAACTCCTCGAAGAGACGGGCATCTGCCCGGGGATCGAGAACTACTCAAGATTCATGGACGGCCGCACGCCCGGCGAACGACCGTATTGCCTCATGGACTACTTCGACTTCGCTCCCCCCCCCTCACCCGCAAACGAGCGGGAGGGTGTGCTGGCGCGATCCGCCGCGGCGATCGCGGAGCATGGCCCGCGCGGGATGCGATCGCAGGGGATCGAGGCGCCCTCCGCCGAAGCCTCGCCACGCCCGAACTTCCGCGACTGGCTCCTCATCATCGACGAGAGCCATGTCACGATCCCGCAGATCAAGGCGATGTTCAATGGCGACCGGGCTCGCAAGACCGTGCTCGTTGATCACGGCTTCCGCCTGCCCAGCGCCCTGGACAATCGCCCGCTGCGATTCGAGGAGTTCGAGTCGATCGTGCCCCAGATCATGTTCGTGTCGGCGACGCCATCGGCATACGAACTCCAGCGCACGAGCGGCGAGGTGGCGGAACAAGTCATTCGCCCGACGGGACTGCTCGACCCGATCATCGAAGTGAAGCCCGCGAAGGGGCAGATTCTGGACCTCCTTGAAAAGGCGAAGGAGCGCGTGGCGGTGGGCGAGCGCGTGCTGGTGACGGCCCTCACGAAGCGCCTCTGCGAAGATCTCGCCCACTATCTCGACCAGCAAGGCCTGCGCGTGCGATACTTGCACAGCGACATCGAGACGCTCGATCGCGTGGAAATCCTGACAGACCTTCGCCTTGGCAACTTCGACGTGCTCGTGGGCGTGAACCTGCTGCGCGAGGGGCTGGACCTCCCCGAGGTCTCGCTCGTGTGCATCCTCGACGCGGATAAGGAGGGATTCCTCCGCTCGCCGACGTCGCTGATCCAGCAGATGGGCCGCGCGGCCCGGAACGTGAACGCGCTCGTCATCATGTACGCCGACGCCATGACGCCCGCGATGCAGGCGGCGATCGAGGAGACCGAACGCCGTCGCACGAAGCAACTCGCGTACAACGAGGCCCACGGCATCACGCCCAAGACGATCATCAAGGCGATCAAACGCGGATTGGATGCGGAACTCAAGAGCCGCCGGGCCGCGTTGCGATCGGTCGAGGCGAACGAGCCGGAGTTCCCGATCGTGGAACTCATCGCGACGATCGAGCAGGAGATGGTGGGCGCGGCCCAGGACCTGGAGTTCGAGAAGGCCGCGGCCTTGCGTGACCAACTCCAGAAACTCAAGGCGATGCAAGCCGACGCCATCGCCAAGGGTCGCGAGGCGAAGTTGCGTCGGTCTGAACTGCAAGCACTCGCCTCGGGGCAGACGGGGCGGATCGGACGCGGGCGTGGAGGATCGGGGACGGACGGCCCGCCTGGCGCCCCAGGTCGGCGTGCCGGGAAGAAGGGGCGGAAGCGCGGGTGA
- a CDS encoding sugar kinase yields the protein MALIVTGTIGIDTVYTPTGHAERVLGGSCTYFAAAASFFAPVRLVAAVGDDFPKEHRAVLEHFKGIDLAGLETRQGSKTFAWGGKYLANMNSRETLFTELGVLAEHPPRVPESFAHSRHVFLANTHPAVQLGMIEQLPHRVLTVADTMDLWINIAKPELLMLLKKIDGIVLNYDEAELLTGKSNPVTAGRHILDLGPSFVVIKKGEHGALLVHRDGSAHGTLGFGLAALPAYPTEKVVDPTGAGDTFAGGMMGYLSSTGSTDAKKLTSYASIRTALAFGTVAASFNIESYSLERLKTLKRSEIDQRLREYEEMTRIG from the coding sequence ATGGCACTCATCGTCACCGGAACCATCGGGATCGACACTGTGTACACACCCACGGGCCACGCCGAACGCGTGCTTGGCGGGTCGTGCACCTATTTCGCCGCGGCGGCGTCATTCTTCGCGCCCGTGCGCCTCGTCGCGGCCGTCGGTGATGACTTCCCGAAGGAACACCGCGCCGTCCTCGAGCACTTCAAGGGCATCGATCTCGCTGGACTCGAGACCCGCCAAGGCTCCAAGACCTTCGCCTGGGGCGGGAAGTACCTCGCCAACATGAACTCGCGCGAGACGCTCTTCACGGAACTGGGCGTGCTCGCCGAGCACCCGCCGCGCGTTCCCGAGTCGTTCGCCCACTCACGCCACGTCTTCCTCGCCAACACCCACCCGGCCGTGCAACTCGGCATGATCGAGCAGTTGCCCCATCGCGTCCTCACCGTCGCCGACACGATGGACCTGTGGATCAACATCGCCAAGCCCGAACTGCTCATGCTGCTCAAGAAGATCGACGGCATCGTCCTGAACTACGACGAGGCCGAACTGCTCACCGGCAAGAGCAACCCCGTCACCGCGGGGCGGCACATTCTGGACCTGGGCCCGTCGTTCGTCGTCATCAAGAAGGGCGAGCACGGAGCGCTCCTCGTCCATCGCGACGGCAGCGCCCACGGCACGCTGGGCTTCGGCCTCGCCGCTCTCCCGGCATACCCGACCGAGAAGGTCGTCGATCCCACCGGCGCGGGCGACACCTTTGCCGGTGGCATGATGGGCTACCTCTCCAGCACAGGATCCACCGACGCGAAGAAACTCACGTCCTACGCCTCGATTCGCACGGCCCTCGCCTTTGGCACGGTCGCCGCGAGTTTCAACATCGAGTCGTACAGCCTCGAACGCCTCAAGACACTGAAGCGATCGGAGATCGATCAGCGCCTGCGCGAGTACGAGGAAATGACGCGCATCGGTTGA
- a CDS encoding TolC family protein gives MMQHTRQRHLLSLTLMGVTLLAGCARSPFSLKADDYGPSIDASRLRSAPRADLDRYRVTTPTTEPLTPNPFEGLERVPLSIEQCRASALEHNLDLKVTTLNPAISQTQIDEEAAKFNAAFTLRALWRELDQPTASQLVSTQLSQQLAEPGVRVPLLTGGSATVSLPMSRTKDTNPFTVTDATYNADAQFSLSQPLLRGAGRRAATAPLRIASLNAQATQAATTLEVIRQLAAVDRTYWRLNQAHGTLDVRLQQLELARQQLDRAKRRATAGDAAEIEITRAEAGVADSLDAILTANTTYKDQDRELKQIVNLPGLTLRSQALVSPESPPDPVQYQFDRDTLIAQSLDNRMDLLELELRLAADAVNIDLAKNAALPLLSLDYTYRVNGLGDSFTRSYKSLSDNQFTDWELGLSADIPLNNDEARARVRRAVLTRLQRLSTREARELQITREVLAAIDTIDSAWQRILAARQSVILNTRTLTAEQRQFDLGLSTSTNVLDASSRLAEARLVELQALTDYQIAQTDLAFATGTTLGQAQVSWTVPTP, from the coding sequence ATGATGCAGCACACTCGACAGCGCCATCTCCTCTCACTCACTCTCATGGGCGTCACGCTCCTCGCCGGGTGTGCTCGCTCACCCTTCTCGCTGAAAGCCGACGACTATGGCCCGTCGATCGACGCGTCACGCCTGCGCTCCGCCCCGCGCGCCGACCTCGACCGATACCGCGTCACCACCCCCACCACCGAGCCTCTCACGCCGAACCCGTTCGAGGGCCTCGAGCGTGTCCCACTCTCGATCGAACAATGCCGTGCCTCCGCCCTCGAGCACAACCTCGACCTCAAGGTCACCACACTCAACCCCGCGATCTCGCAGACCCAGATCGACGAGGAAGCCGCGAAGTTCAACGCCGCCTTCACCCTCCGCGCCCTCTGGCGGGAACTCGACCAGCCCACCGCCTCGCAACTCGTATCCACCCAACTCAGCCAGCAACTCGCCGAGCCGGGCGTCCGTGTCCCCCTCCTGACCGGCGGCAGCGCCACCGTCTCTCTCCCCATGTCGCGCACCAAGGACACCAATCCCTTCACCGTCACTGACGCGACGTACAACGCCGACGCCCAGTTCTCCCTCTCCCAGCCCCTCCTCCGCGGCGCAGGCCGACGCGCCGCCACGGCCCCGCTTCGCATCGCGAGCCTCAACGCCCAGGCAACGCAGGCCGCCACCACCCTCGAGGTCATCCGCCAACTCGCCGCCGTCGATCGCACCTACTGGCGCCTCAATCAGGCCCATGGCACGCTCGACGTCCGCCTCCAGCAACTCGAACTCGCTAGGCAGCAACTCGACCGCGCCAAGCGCCGCGCCACCGCTGGCGACGCCGCCGAGATCGAGATCACCCGCGCCGAGGCCGGCGTCGCCGACTCCCTCGACGCCATCCTCACCGCCAACACCACCTACAAGGACCAGGACCGCGAACTCAAGCAGATCGTGAACCTGCCGGGTCTCACGCTCCGATCGCAGGCCCTCGTGAGCCCCGAGTCGCCACCCGATCCCGTGCAATACCAGTTCGACCGCGACACGCTTATCGCCCAGTCGCTCGACAACCGCATGGACCTCCTGGAACTCGAACTCCGCCTCGCCGCCGACGCCGTCAACATCGATCTCGCAAAGAACGCCGCTCTCCCACTCCTCTCGCTCGACTACACCTACCGCGTCAACGGGCTTGGTGATTCCTTCACCCGCTCGTACAAATCACTCTCCGACAACCAGTTCACCGACTGGGAACTCGGCCTCTCCGCCGACATCCCTCTCAACAACGACGAGGCTCGCGCCCGCGTCCGCCGCGCCGTCCTCACCAGGCTGCAGCGCCTCTCCACACGCGAGGCCCGCGAACTCCAGATCACCCGCGAGGTCCTCGCCGCGATCGACACGATCGACTCCGCCTGGCAGCGCATCCTCGCCGCCCGCCAGTCCGTCATCCTCAACACGCGCACCCTCACCGCCGAGCAGCGCCAGTTCGATCTCGGGCTGTCCACGAGCACCAACGTCCTCGACGCCTCATCCCGCCTCGCCGAGGCCCGACTCGTTGAACTCCAGGCCCTCACCGATTACCAAATCGCCCAGACCGATCTCGCCTTCGCCACAGGCACAACACTTGGTCAGGCACAGGTCTCCTGGACCGTCCCCACGCCATAG
- a CDS encoding ABC transporter permease, with amino-acid sequence MLLRLLFQTVGLALSTVWASKVRAMLTMLGIIVAAFSVVSTIGFMTGAKQYVLDQFETFGANKVWIFPRRPEGQRDRYSFRQIRLTKDQADGILPNCPSLARLSPVMELSAQIQFKDTIKDFVRVQGIRPDWHAIENRSVTLGRTFQPTDEAERLQVCLINDKGVQELSLPADPTGEPLLIAGRRFTIVGIVETLQVSPMFGGGEPQSEVFIPFATGEMIQPEPRFYIVAQSKAPDLFEDAKAEVTFYMRKARNLMPDEPDTFGVEAIDQFIAGFKRIAGFLTGIVAVLVGISLVVGGIGIMNIMLVSVSERTREIGLRKAVGARPDIILLQFLVEAVTLCILGGTIGLLLGEGVVLIARIIPDSPLKGAMIPPWAIALALLFSAGTGVVFGMFPAIKAARLDPIDALRHE; translated from the coding sequence ATGCTCCTCCGACTCCTCTTCCAGACTGTCGGCCTCGCCCTCTCCACCGTCTGGGCCAGCAAGGTCCGAGCCATGCTCACCATGCTCGGCATCATCGTCGCCGCCTTCAGCGTCGTCTCCACCATCGGCTTCATGACCGGCGCCAAGCAGTACGTTCTCGATCAGTTCGAGACCTTCGGTGCCAACAAGGTCTGGATCTTCCCACGCCGCCCCGAGGGCCAGCGCGATCGATATTCCTTCCGACAGATCCGACTCACCAAGGACCAGGCCGATGGCATCCTCCCCAACTGCCCCTCACTCGCCCGTCTCTCACCGGTGATGGAACTCTCCGCCCAGATCCAGTTCAAAGACACCATCAAGGACTTCGTCCGTGTCCAGGGCATACGCCCCGACTGGCATGCAATCGAGAACCGCTCCGTCACCCTCGGGCGGACCTTCCAACCCACCGACGAGGCCGAACGACTCCAGGTCTGCCTCATCAACGACAAAGGCGTCCAGGAACTCTCGCTCCCCGCCGACCCTACGGGCGAGCCGCTCCTCATCGCCGGCCGACGCTTCACCATCGTCGGCATCGTTGAGACCCTCCAGGTCAGCCCCATGTTCGGCGGCGGCGAGCCCCAGTCCGAGGTCTTCATCCCCTTCGCCACGGGAGAAATGATCCAACCCGAGCCACGCTTTTACATCGTCGCGCAATCCAAGGCCCCGGATCTCTTCGAGGATGCCAAGGCCGAGGTCACGTTCTACATGCGCAAAGCCCGGAACCTCATGCCCGACGAGCCCGACACCTTCGGCGTCGAGGCCATCGACCAGTTCATCGCCGGATTCAAACGCATCGCCGGATTTCTGACCGGCATCGTCGCCGTCCTCGTCGGCATCTCCCTCGTTGTCGGCGGCATCGGCATCATGAACATCATGCTCGTCTCCGTCTCCGAACGCACACGCGAGATCGGCCTGCGCAAGGCCGTCGGCGCCCGACCCGACATCATCCTCCTCCAGTTCCTCGTCGAGGCCGTCACCCTCTGCATCCTCGGCGGCACCATCGGGCTCCTGCTTGGCGAGGGAGTCGTGTTGATCGCGAGGATCATCCCCGACTCGCCCCTCAAGGGTGCCATGATCCCCCCCTGGGCGATCGCCCTAGCCCTCCTCTTCTCCGCCGGCACAGGCGTCGTCTTCGGCATGTTCCCCGCCATCAAGGCCGCCCGCCTCGACCCCATCGATGCACTCAGGCACGAATGA
- a CDS encoding ABC transporter ATP-binding protein, with the protein MPTPPAILLDEITKTYHVGAEPVHALRGVSLTIQRNEFVAIMGASGSGKSTLMNILGCLDRPTSGRYTLDGKPTHEMNATRLAQIRNESIGFVFQSFELLAKQTALQNVTLPLLYSKLNWSSAKHQALGALERVGLADRTTHRPNQLSGGQRQRVAIARALVNTPAILLADEPTGNLDSATSDEILALFHALHNEGQTIVIVTHEEDIAGHAQRIIRLKDGLIHSDNPTTADPMHRAFLERAAMAITQSAPSNTTKPGEAN; encoded by the coding sequence ATGCCCACGCCACCCGCCATCCTCCTCGACGAGATCACCAAGACCTATCACGTTGGGGCCGAGCCGGTCCACGCGCTTCGCGGCGTCTCGCTCACCATCCAGCGCAACGAGTTCGTCGCCATCATGGGCGCCTCGGGCTCGGGCAAGTCCACGCTCATGAACATCCTCGGCTGCCTCGACCGCCCCACCAGCGGACGATACACCCTTGATGGAAAGCCCACCCACGAGATGAACGCCACGCGCCTCGCCCAGATCCGAAACGAGTCCATCGGCTTCGTCTTCCAGTCCTTCGAACTCCTCGCGAAACAAACCGCCCTCCAGAACGTCACGCTCCCACTCCTGTATTCCAAACTCAACTGGTCCAGCGCGAAACACCAGGCCCTCGGCGCCCTCGAACGCGTCGGCCTCGCCGACCGCACCACCCACCGTCCCAACCAACTCTCCGGCGGCCAGCGCCAACGCGTCGCCATCGCCCGCGCCCTCGTCAACACCCCCGCCATCCTCCTCGCCGACGAGCCTACCGGCAACCTCGACTCTGCCACCAGCGACGAGATCCTCGCCCTCTTCCACGCCCTCCACAACGAGGGACAGACCATCGTCATCGTCACCCACGAGGAAGACATCGCCGGCCACGCCCAGCGCATCATCCGCCTGAAAGATGGCCTCATCCATTCCGACAACCCCACCACCGCCGACCCCATGCACCGCGCCTTCCTCGAACGCGCCGCCATGGCAATCACCCAGTCCGCGCCTTCCAACACAACGAAACCCGGAGAGGCAAACTAA
- a CDS encoding efflux RND transporter periplasmic adaptor subunit, giving the protein MWKWIVAVLAVFVLLCAGGGTWLASSGALKFSGPGMGGVDEVRTTTVTRGSLTRSISAPGEIEPRRKVEISAQVAARIVELPFKEGASVRAGDTIVKLDADDLKALVDSARASLSAEQARLEGAQAAFQAAVLDLGRKRELFATKDIPKAELDISETEHARAESALRAAQFAVDIARANVARAEKDLSNTTIASPIDGTIIQLNAEVGELVLVGTLNNPASVIMTVADLSDMILRARIDETNVAPVKPDQKAIVRVNAFLDDTIPATVERLKLFRQIDRDGSAYFEAELKLHTDALADSPKTRDLVLRSGLTANAEIEVETFDDTILVPSQCVLDRAVDDLPDLVKKDSPYIDASRKYARVVYELVDGKAKARPVKIGASDLTKTIILGGLDENATIISGPFKALQKLKHDIPVTLEGEKKKNKGLNFSFGS; this is encoded by the coding sequence GTGTGGAAATGGATCGTCGCCGTCCTTGCCGTCTTCGTGCTCCTCTGCGCCGGCGGTGGAACATGGCTCGCCTCCTCCGGCGCGCTGAAGTTCTCAGGCCCCGGCATGGGCGGCGTGGACGAGGTCCGCACCACCACCGTCACACGCGGCTCGCTCACCCGCTCCATCTCCGCCCCCGGCGAGATCGAGCCACGCCGCAAGGTCGAGATCTCCGCCCAGGTCGCCGCCCGCATCGTCGAACTCCCCTTCAAGGAGGGCGCGAGTGTCCGCGCCGGCGACACCATCGTGAAACTCGACGCCGATGACCTCAAGGCCCTCGTCGATTCCGCGCGGGCCTCTCTCTCTGCCGAACAGGCCCGCCTCGAGGGCGCCCAGGCCGCCTTCCAGGCCGCCGTCCTCGACCTCGGGCGGAAACGCGAGCTCTTCGCGACCAAAGACATCCCCAAGGCCGAACTCGACATCAGCGAGACCGAGCACGCCCGCGCCGAGTCCGCCCTGCGTGCCGCCCAGTTCGCGGTGGACATCGCCCGTGCCAACGTCGCTCGCGCCGAGAAGGACCTCTCCAACACCACGATCGCCAGCCCGATCGACGGCACCATCATCCAACTCAACGCCGAGGTCGGCGAACTCGTCCTCGTCGGCACCCTCAACAACCCCGCCTCGGTCATCATGACCGTCGCCGACCTCTCCGACATGATCCTCCGCGCGCGCATCGACGAGACCAACGTCGCCCCCGTCAAACCAGACCAGAAGGCCATCGTCCGCGTCAACGCCTTCCTCGACGACACTATCCCCGCCACTGTCGAGCGACTCAAACTCTTCCGCCAGATCGACCGCGACGGCTCGGCCTACTTCGAGGCCGAACTCAAACTCCACACCGACGCCCTCGCCGACTCTCCTAAGACCAGAGACCTCGTCCTCCGCTCGGGCCTCACCGCCAACGCCGAGATCGAGGTCGAGACCTTCGACGACACTATCCTCGTCCCCAGCCAGTGCGTCCTCGACCGTGCCGTCGACGATCTTCCCGATCTCGTGAAGAAGGACTCGCCCTACATCGACGCCTCGCGGAAATACGCCCGCGTCGTCTACGAACTCGTCGATGGGAAGGCCAAGGCCCGCCCCGTCAAGATCGGCGCCAGCGACCTCACCAAGACCATCATCCTCGGCGGCCTCGACGAGAACGCCACCATCATCTCCGGTCCCTTCAAGGCCCTCCAGAAACTCAAGCACGACATACCCGTCACCCTCGAGGGCGAGAAAAAGAAGAACAAGGGCCTCAACTTCTCCTTCGGCTCCTGA
- a CDS encoding calcium/sodium antiporter, with amino-acid sequence MSIVYLLLGLVVLVVGAECFVRGAAALATRIGISSLVVGLTVVAFGTSAPELAVSLSAVSRGAPDLAVGNAVGSNIFNILFILGVTALVRPLIVHQNLVRVDVPIMIVASLALWLMAMDRRINAIEGAALVLGIIAYTSLAIWMAKRETKAIKDEYQESSNAAPSSSRLGIALYLILGIAGIIFGARWLVQGATGIAEDLGISDVIIGLTIVAAGTSLPEVATSVVAAIRGHRDIAVGNVVGSNIFNILCIIGITGIASPGGLPVPPSILAFDIPVMVAVAIACLPVFIAGGGISRYEAAMLFAGYLAYTAFLIFNSVGHDRLATISAVTLWFTIPLACLGIVATALEWRRTRQRTASKPPTTIDHDV; translated from the coding sequence ATGTCAATCGTCTACCTTCTCCTCGGCCTTGTGGTCCTCGTCGTGGGCGCCGAGTGCTTCGTCCGCGGTGCCGCCGCGCTCGCCACACGCATCGGCATCTCTTCCCTCGTCGTCGGGCTCACCGTCGTCGCCTTTGGGACCAGCGCCCCGGAACTCGCCGTCTCCCTCAGCGCCGTCTCCCGGGGTGCGCCCGATCTCGCCGTCGGCAACGCCGTCGGGAGCAACATCTTCAACATCCTCTTCATCCTCGGCGTGACCGCCCTGGTCCGTCCCCTCATCGTCCATCAGAACCTCGTCCGCGTGGATGTCCCGATCATGATCGTCGCGAGCCTCGCGCTCTGGCTCATGGCGATGGATCGACGCATCAACGCCATCGAAGGCGCCGCCCTTGTCCTCGGCATCATCGCCTACACCTCACTCGCAATCTGGATGGCCAAACGCGAGACAAAGGCCATCAAGGACGAGTATCAAGAGTCTTCCAACGCCGCCCCCTCTTCATCAAGGCTCGGCATCGCCCTGTACCTCATTCTGGGCATCGCGGGCATCATCTTCGGCGCCCGCTGGCTGGTCCAGGGCGCCACGGGCATCGCGGAAGACCTCGGCATCAGCGACGTCATCATCGGACTCACGATCGTCGCTGCGGGCACCTCGCTCCCCGAGGTTGCCACTTCCGTCGTCGCCGCGATCCGAGGACATCGCGATATCGCCGTCGGCAACGTCGTCGGAAGCAACATCTTCAACATCCTCTGCATCATCGGCATCACCGGGATCGCCTCGCCCGGCGGGCTCCCGGTTCCACCAAGCATCCTCGCGTTCGACATCCCGGTCATGGTCGCCGTCGCCATCGCCTGCCTCCCCGTCTTCATTGCCGGCGGCGGCATCTCTCGCTACGAGGCCGCCATGCTCTTCGCCGGGTACCTCGCGTACACCGCCTTCCTCATCTTCAACAGCGTCGGGCACGATCGCCTCGCCACCATCTCCGCGGTTACCTTGTGGTTCACCATTCCTTTGGCCTGCCTCGGCATCGTGGCGACCGCCCTCGAGTGGCGCCGAACCCGTCAGCGCACCGCCAGCAAGCCCCCCACGACCATCGACCACGATGTCTAA